One genomic window of Salvia miltiorrhiza cultivar Shanhuang (shh) chromosome 4, IMPLAD_Smil_shh, whole genome shotgun sequence includes the following:
- the LOC131022441 gene encoding phosphatidylinositol N-acetylglucosaminyltransferase subunit P, giving the protein MEERCSVNSPRRILSFSKTRAANVSFPDADHHSPAELGVSGKHGPKPSEVYGFVGSITTVVFTVIFIVWAYVPDHWLHSIGIYYYPSRYWALAVPAYVMVTILLAITFYIGMNFMATPPPTSLNIMFDEFSRESLSGVPSTEDDEQPIEPITDIGINRINEIMFDNLK; this is encoded by the exons ATGGAAGAGCGTTGCTCTGTTAATAGCCCTCGACGGATTCTGAGCTTCTCCAAGACCCGAGCGGCCAACGTGTCGTTCCCTGATGCCGACCACCACTCCCCGGCGGAACTAGGCGTCTCCGGCAAGCATGGTCCCAAAccctctgaggtttatgggttCGTCGGATCCATCACCACTGTTGTTTTTACAG TCATATTCATTGTATGGGCGTATGTTCCTGACCATTGGTTGCATTCTATAGGGATCTATTACTACCCAAGCAG GTATTGGGCGTTGGCTGTGCCAGCTTACGTGATGGTGACAATTTTACTGGCCATCACATTTTATATCGGCATGAATTTTATGGCAACTCCTCCTCCTACCTCCTTAAATATAATGTTTG ATGAATTTAGTAGGGAATCGCTGAGTGGCGTCCCTTCAACAGAGGACGATGAGCAGCCAATCGAGCCCATAACTGACATAGGCATTAACAGAATTAATGAAATCATGTTCGACAACCTCAAATGA